Below is a window of Paenibacillus antri DNA.
ATGTCCTGCACCCGGACGCGCTCTCCTCCGTTCGCGGCGCTTCTGCGCATCGCCTCGAGAACGGCGATCGTCCGCACGCCCTCCTTGACGTCGGGGTACGGCGTCGCGCCCCGGTCCAACGCGTCGGCGAAATATTCGATGTAATTCTGATATTCGCCCGCGTGGTGGCTCTCCCCCTCGAAGCGGAAGTAATATCCATGAAGGTCGTCGAACGTCCGAACGTTCTTCCCCTCTCCGGCGAAGTGCGTATAATAATGCAGTCGAAAATATTCCGCTCGCGAGCTCCCCTTCGTCCCGCGCAGCGTACACTGAATCGTCGGCTCCGCGTCCCGGCCGAGCGTCGGCAGCGTATAGCTGCCCGAGACGACGCCGATCCGTCCCTCCCCGTCCCGCAGCAAAAACCTCATGTTGTCCCAAGCGTCGAGTCCGTAGCTGCGGCTCGTCTCGCTGCACCGTCCGTACCCGACGACCTCCTCGACCCCCGGTAAGTACCAGCGAACCAAGTCCGCCGCGTGAATCATGAAGTTGTACATCCAGCTGAAGCCCGCTTGCCGGCTCCACCCCTTCTCGAGAAACCAGCGCCCGTCGGTAATGTAATGCGCCTCGACCGTCTCGAGCTCGCCGTGCTTGCCGGCTTCGAAGTCCTCCCGCTGCCGCAGCATCGGCTCGAAAAACCGCGAGCTCTGCCCGACGAACACATGCTTGCCGGTCCGCGCCGAGAGCTCGATCAACTCCTGGGCGCCGTTCAGCGACAGCAGCAGCGGCTTCGTGCAGATCGCGTGCTTGCCGGCCTCGAGCGCCTGCTTCATATGCGCGTAATGCAGCTGATCCGGCGTATAAATCGCGATCGCATCGATCGCGTCGTCCTGCAGCAGCTCCTCGTACGACGTCGTCCACCGATCGAAGTCGAACTCGTCGGCCCGCGCCCGACAAACGTTAGGGTTCAGGTCGCACACTTGCCGAAGCTCCCAGCGATCGCTCCGCAGGGCGGCGGACATAATGCTTCGCCCTTCTCCTAAGCCAACGACGCCGAGCGTATACACTTGCTTTGTTGTCATGATCGTTCATCCCCTCGTCTATGAATCTATCCCCATTATAGGAAGGCGGGAGTAACGGGTCTCTACCCGATGTTGCGGAATAGTTAAGCGATTTTGCTGCCGGAAGCGATCCTAGACGAAGAAAATAGAGGAGGCTATACTGAGGGATAGATAAAGGAGAGGGGCGCGCGCGCGATGACGAATCCGTATCAACTGAAGCAGCTCGTTCCGCATCTGGATCCCGCATTCCCGTTCAACGTGTTCGACATCGTGCCGCCGGAGAAGCAAATCATGCATCTGCACTGGCATGACGACTGGGAGATCGTCTATTTCAGACAGGGCAACGCCGTCTTCCATATCGGATCGGAGCGAGTGCGCCCGCAGCCCGGCGATTTGCTCTTCGTCAACCGCGGCCTCATCCATACCGGCTTCGCGGAGGATGACGAGAAGGTGCGTTACGCCGCCGTCGTCTTCCATCCGTCTCTCGTCGCCGGATCGTTGACGGACGCCTATCATTTGCAAATCATCGGGCCGTTCGCCTCCGGGAAGAGCTTCTTTCCCATCCATATCGCCGCGGAGCACCCGCAGCATCCTTCCGTCGTCGCGCTCGTGGAGGACTTGATCGCCGAATACGACGCGAAAGCCAGAGGGTACGAGCTGGCCATTCGGTCTAAGCTTCATCTGCTGCTCATTCATCTGCTCCGCCACCACGACGTGTCCGACGGCCGCACCCGAGTGCACGGCTTCGACGAGGAGCTGTACGGCAGATTTAAGGAACTGATCGCCTACGTAGAGAACCATTATGCGGACAAGCTGACCGTGCAGCTCGCCGCCTCCATCGTCAGCTTGAGCGAATACCACTTCTGCCGCACCTTCAAGAAAATTACGGGCAAGACGTTCGTCGAATACGTCAACCTGCATCGCATCAACGCCGCCGAACGGCTGCTCGTCGACACGACGATGCCGGTGACGGAGATCGCCTACCGCGTCGGCTTCAGCAGCATTAACTACTTCAGCCAGATGTTTAAGCAATACAAGCGCTGCTCCCCGTCGCAATGCCGGAAGCGCCAGGGCGGCCATGAGGAGTGAGGACGCATCGCCCTTTTGCCGCCCCTTCTCCTCGACTTCCGTTCGCTCAGCCGCTAGTTCCTTCTTGCTACCCTTACCCCCGCCCCCC
It encodes the following:
- a CDS encoding Gfo/Idh/MocA family protein, which encodes MTTKQVYTLGVVGLGEGRSIMSAALRSDRWELRQVCDLNPNVCRARADEFDFDRWTTSYEELLQDDAIDAIAIYTPDQLHYAHMKQALEAGKHAICTKPLLLSLNGAQELIELSARTGKHVFVGQSSRFFEPMLRQREDFEAGKHGELETVEAHYITDGRWFLEKGWSRQAGFSWMYNFMIHAADLVRWYLPGVEEVVGYGRCSETSRSYGLDAWDNMRFLLRDGEGRIGVVSGSYTLPTLGRDAEPTIQCTLRGTKGSSRAEYFRLHYYTHFAGEGKNVRTFDDLHGYYFRFEGESHHAGEYQNYIEYFADALDRGATPYPDVKEGVRTIAVLEAMRRSAANGGERVRVQDILDERGIEA
- a CDS encoding helix-turn-helix domain-containing protein; the protein is MTNPYQLKQLVPHLDPAFPFNVFDIVPPEKQIMHLHWHDDWEIVYFRQGNAVFHIGSERVRPQPGDLLFVNRGLIHTGFAEDDEKVRYAAVVFHPSLVAGSLTDAYHLQIIGPFASGKSFFPIHIAAEHPQHPSVVALVEDLIAEYDAKARGYELAIRSKLHLLLIHLLRHHDVSDGRTRVHGFDEELYGRFKELIAYVENHYADKLTVQLAASIVSLSEYHFCRTFKKITGKTFVEYVNLHRINAAERLLVDTTMPVTEIAYRVGFSSINYFSQMFKQYKRCSPSQCRKRQGGHEE